In Paenibacillus sp. 1781tsa1, one DNA window encodes the following:
- a CDS encoding RNA polymerase sigma factor, with translation MANRLQLLLASDFHNLGSALQEEVYYEYYNMVHGLIVYIIKERAAAEDIIQEAFIKIIKNKPIFEDEVKLKAWLKVVTRNTAINYLRKNKNNRNQVDTDSVFIDMETMNQTAASVESMVETQMMEESIEYYLGQLKPEYRVLVELRWKKGLSYREMAELLDTSEDIVKQRLFRARGSIKKKLHKEWGGSIEQRQVR, from the coding sequence ATGGCCAATCGGCTCCAGTTACTACTCGCCTCAGATTTCCATAATTTAGGCTCTGCACTTCAGGAAGAAGTGTATTATGAATATTATAATATGGTACATGGTCTTATCGTTTATATCATCAAGGAGCGTGCTGCAGCAGAAGATATTATTCAGGAAGCTTTTATCAAAATCATTAAAAACAAACCCATTTTCGAAGACGAGGTCAAACTGAAAGCCTGGCTCAAGGTCGTCACACGGAACACAGCTATTAATTATCTGAGAAAAAATAAAAATAACCGTAACCAAGTGGATACGGATAGTGTTTTTATAGATATGGAGACGATGAATCAGACAGCAGCTTCCGTGGAAAGCATGGTAGAAACGCAGATGATGGAAGAGTCTATTGAATATTATCTTGGACAGCTCAAACCGGAATATCGTGTACTGGTGGAGTTACGGTGGAAAAAAGGTCTCTCCTACCGAGAGATGGCCGAACTGCTGGATACCTCCGAAGACATTGTGAAGCAACGCTTGTTCAGAGCCCGCGGCAGTATCAAGAAGAAATTACATAAGGAATGGGGTGGAAGCATTGAGCAAAGGCAAGTCCGATAA
- a CDS encoding aminopeptidase, which translates to MLSFEQKLDRYAELAVRVGANVQPGQVFVISAMIDTAEFVRLLVRKGYEAGAKQVIVKYGDETVNRLRFEMAPEESFQEPPKWHAAELEELAANNAAFLTVLSSSPDLMKGIDPERISTHQRTFGQAMAKYRQYQQADKMSWTGVACPSPDWAAKVFPDLPATEQVNQLWEAIFAAVRADLEDPVAAWEQHIERLETKAVALNNKKYQALHFLSQGTDLTVELPEGHIWAQAGSVNEQGTPFVANIPTEEVFTAPAKHGVNGKVSSTKPLSYGGSIIDRFSLTFENGRIIDFHAEEGQDTLERLISMDEGSHYLGEVALVPFHSPISESGILYYTTLYDENASCHLAIGSSYAFNIEGGKSMSPEELAARGMNSSITHVDFMMGSPETDIYGITANGEREAIFLKGDWAF; encoded by the coding sequence ATGTTAAGTTTCGAACAAAAACTGGATCGTTACGCTGAACTGGCTGTAAGAGTAGGCGCAAACGTGCAGCCCGGGCAAGTATTTGTCATTAGTGCCATGATTGATACCGCTGAATTCGTACGCTTGTTGGTGCGTAAGGGATACGAGGCTGGTGCCAAGCAGGTGATTGTAAAATACGGTGATGAAACGGTGAATCGATTGCGGTTTGAGATGGCCCCTGAGGAATCCTTCCAAGAGCCGCCGAAATGGCATGCAGCGGAGCTTGAAGAACTGGCTGCCAATAATGCGGCCTTCCTGACGGTATTGTCATCCAGCCCAGACCTGATGAAAGGTATTGATCCTGAGCGGATCTCGACCCATCAGCGTACATTTGGTCAGGCGATGGCCAAGTACCGTCAGTATCAACAGGCGGATAAAATGAGCTGGACGGGTGTGGCTTGTCCTTCCCCCGATTGGGCTGCCAAAGTATTCCCGGATCTCCCGGCAACGGAGCAGGTTAACCAGCTGTGGGAAGCCATTTTTGCTGCGGTAAGAGCTGATCTGGAGGACCCTGTAGCGGCCTGGGAACAGCATATTGAACGACTGGAAACCAAAGCGGTTGCACTGAACAACAAGAAGTATCAAGCATTGCATTTCCTCTCCCAGGGGACGGATCTTACTGTCGAGCTTCCAGAAGGTCATATCTGGGCGCAGGCAGGTAGCGTGAATGAGCAAGGCACCCCTTTTGTAGCAAATATCCCGACAGAGGAAGTATTCACTGCTCCAGCCAAGCACGGTGTTAACGGCAAGGTGTCCAGCACCAAACCACTCAGCTATGGCGGCAGTATCATTGATCGTTTTTCACTCACATTCGAGAATGGACGTATCATTGATTTTCATGCCGAAGAAGGTCAGGATACGCTGGAAAGACTCATCTCCATGGATGAAGGTTCGCATTACCTCGGCGAAGTGGCTCTAGTTCCCTTCCATTCCCCGATTTCAGAAAGCGGTATCTTGTATTACACGACATTGTATGATGAAAATGCATCGTGCCATCTCGCGATTGGCAGTTCCTACGCATTTAATATCGAAGGTGGCAAATCGATGTCTCCTGAAGAGCTTGCAGCTCGTGGCATGAACAGCAGTATCACCCATGTGGACTTCATGATGGGCTCGCCCGAGACGGACATCTACGGTATTACGGCAAACGGTGAACGTGAAGCCATCTTCCTTAAGGGAGACTGGGCATTCTAA
- a CDS encoding cell wall hydrolase, whose product MAVIKANSEDVKLLARLLRAEAEGDGEQGMLLVGNVGVNRVLVDCLDFRDIRDINRMVFQNPGGFESTQKGYFYQRARQSEIRLAQRVINGERFWPASNSLWFFRPVGDCPDTWYNQQNTGRFKAHCFFSPTGDDCPEVY is encoded by the coding sequence ATGGCTGTTATTAAAGCCAACTCAGAGGACGTCAAGCTGCTGGCTAGGCTGCTGAGGGCGGAGGCTGAAGGTGACGGCGAACAAGGCATGCTGCTTGTAGGTAATGTAGGTGTGAACCGGGTGTTGGTGGATTGTCTGGACTTTAGAGATATTCGCGACATCAACCGCATGGTATTTCAGAACCCCGGAGGCTTCGAGTCAACACAGAAGGGATACTTCTACCAACGGGCGAGACAATCCGAGATTCGTTTGGCGCAACGTGTAATTAATGGAGAACGTTTTTGGCCAGCCAGCAATTCGTTGTGGTTTTTCCGACCTGTGGGCGACTGTCCGGATACGTGGTATAACCAGCAAAATACAGGACGTTTCAAAGCACATTGTTTCTTCAGTCCGACAGGCGACGACTGTCCGGAAGTCTATTAA
- a CDS encoding chloride channel protein — protein MSKLHSKSRRHRHNSNPNELHIEVSRSFKRWLVILMSALTVGTLVYFLATARENWISMGIDRYVLPFMIWGLVLSPILAFLFLRQSGRTLSHVKFLRVFGVAFCLLPLALLFYVLPATLGMVNDHLTQYKQNPVLSTTKVGDYNSYEITFVDMYDIITIKTPTTTKSTRKKLNIQHDLAPGENVYVTYKRIYIKNSLVTENRYADIVIHAPKES, from the coding sequence TTGAGTAAACTTCATTCCAAATCCAGAAGACATCGTCACAATTCCAATCCGAATGAGTTACACATCGAAGTATCCCGATCGTTCAAACGTTGGCTTGTCATTCTAATGAGTGCGCTTACCGTCGGGACCTTAGTATATTTCTTGGCTACAGCCCGGGAAAACTGGATAAGCATGGGGATTGACCGCTATGTATTGCCCTTTATGATCTGGGGACTTGTACTATCCCCCATCCTTGCTTTTCTTTTCCTCAGACAGAGTGGCCGAACCCTTTCCCACGTCAAATTTTTACGTGTTTTCGGGGTTGCTTTCTGCCTTCTGCCTCTGGCTCTTCTGTTTTACGTGTTACCTGCAACACTCGGCATGGTGAATGATCACTTAACCCAGTATAAACAAAATCCGGTGTTATCCACCACTAAGGTGGGGGACTACAATTCCTACGAGATTACTTTCGTTGACATGTACGATATCATCACGATAAAGACACCGACGACAACCAAATCCACTCGAAAAAAGCTGAATATCCAGCATGATCTCGCTCCTGGAGAGAATGTTTATGTTACTTATAAGCGAATTTATATCAAAAATAGCTTGGTCACAGAGAACCGTTACGCCGATATTGTCATTCACGCACCCAAAGAATCATGA
- a CDS encoding sigma-70 family RNA polymerase sigma factor: MKSWIEGAMKGEPEAYAQLMSQYRGMALAVAYHRLGEPFWAEDVVQEAFTEAFANLSKLEDLEAFPGWFKVIVERQCYRWLRRKQHTMIPVQELEHVFHEEDQAHNPEEQAVQNEMNRTLRDCIAILPSSMRIAVELFYLEGYSLKEISDFLGVNVPALKKRLFDARSKLKRSMPVRDLVSMFNDLYEGGKGLLHIMNGDHAANRLRESGIEGDILVWRELYTFGPVAQDMEDAKERKNRASVLERQLGIPQTEYLQIEELERKLHSFQQYKEIVLWFEYDLYDQTMLSYLLHYFKGQALQNTKLNLLCIDSYPEIEHFRGLGQLTSSQIERLSGSWHVIERNELQAGAQFWEAYTSTDFRHHLDYLQADTSALPFAKAAFKAHLSRLPSVSNGLGLIEQTTLETIRAGVEHPYPLFREVGDKLHILGMGDLEYWAHLKRMTEGPHALLQMIGATTFPNFKQHDETFRDGVLSLTELGIQVLNGEVDWALLKQDEFWIGGLHNESGKQAGWRWNSASETVVEVESTS, from the coding sequence TTGAAGTCATGGATTGAAGGAGCAATGAAGGGCGAACCCGAAGCTTACGCACAACTGATGTCGCAATATCGCGGAATGGCTCTTGCTGTAGCCTACCACCGGTTAGGGGAACCATTTTGGGCAGAAGATGTTGTGCAGGAAGCCTTTACGGAAGCCTTTGCCAATCTGTCCAAACTGGAGGACCTAGAGGCTTTTCCGGGGTGGTTCAAGGTGATCGTGGAGAGGCAGTGTTATCGCTGGCTAAGACGCAAGCAACATACGATGATTCCAGTTCAGGAGCTGGAGCATGTATTCCATGAAGAGGATCAGGCGCATAATCCCGAAGAACAAGCGGTGCAAAACGAAATGAATCGTACGCTGCGTGATTGTATTGCAATACTGCCATCATCGATGCGGATAGCTGTTGAACTGTTTTATTTGGAAGGATACTCGCTTAAGGAAATATCGGATTTCCTCGGGGTCAACGTACCTGCATTAAAGAAAAGGCTGTTCGATGCCCGATCCAAACTCAAGCGCTCTATGCCCGTGAGGGATCTGGTCTCTATGTTCAATGACTTATATGAAGGAGGAAAAGGATTGTTACACATTATGAATGGGGATCACGCTGCCAATCGTTTAAGAGAGAGTGGAATCGAGGGAGATATCCTCGTATGGAGAGAATTGTACACATTCGGACCGGTAGCCCAAGATATGGAAGATGCGAAAGAGCGGAAGAATCGGGCCTCCGTATTGGAACGGCAGTTGGGCATTCCACAGACGGAATACTTGCAGATTGAGGAGCTTGAACGCAAGTTGCATTCCTTTCAACAATATAAGGAGATTGTCTTATGGTTCGAATATGATCTCTATGATCAGACGATGTTATCTTACCTGTTACATTATTTCAAAGGACAAGCACTCCAGAATACGAAACTGAATCTGCTCTGTATTGACTCGTATCCAGAGATTGAGCACTTTAGAGGACTGGGACAGCTTACCTCCTCTCAGATCGAACGGCTGTCTGGGAGTTGGCATGTGATTGAGAGAAATGAGTTACAAGCCGGTGCACAGTTCTGGGAAGCCTATACGTCAACGGATTTCCGGCATCATCTGGATTACTTGCAGGCAGACACTTCTGCGCTACCCTTTGCAAAAGCTGCATTTAAGGCACATTTGTCCCGTCTGCCATCTGTATCAAACGGTCTGGGGCTGATTGAGCAGACCACACTGGAGACCATTAGAGCAGGGGTAGAGCATCCGTATCCATTATTTCGCGAGGTAGGGGACAAGCTGCATATTCTCGGGATGGGTGATCTTGAATACTGGGCACATCTGAAGCGGATGACAGAAGGACCTCATGCTCTGCTTCAGATGATTGGAGCAACAACTTTCCCTAATTTCAAGCAACATGATGAAACATTCCGTGACGGAGTCCTGTCGCTTACGGAACTCGGAATTCAGGTGTTGAATGGAGAAGTCGATTGGGCGCTGCTGAAGCAGGATGAATTCTGGATCGGTGGTTTGCATAACGAAAGCGGAAAACAAGCCGGGTGGCGCTGGAATTCCGCTTCTGAGACCGTAGTGGAGGTTGAGTCTACATCGTAA
- the gerQ gene encoding spore coat protein GerQ, with translation MPSMSPTPGMVSPSSTSVPPLVSSGSPMTPTGAVVTTTAPQFEQSYIENILRLNLGKYGTFYMTYEGNKEWNARIFQGIIEAAGRDHIIISDPKTGRRIMLLMVNFDYATFDEPLLYQYPGVVGNYPQAPSRF, from the coding sequence ATGCCTTCCATGTCGCCAACACCAGGGATGGTATCTCCTAGCTCGACTAGTGTACCGCCACTCGTATCCAGCGGAAGTCCAATGACACCTACGGGTGCTGTAGTTACGACAACGGCTCCTCAATTTGAACAGTCATACATTGAAAATATTCTGCGTCTGAATCTTGGGAAGTACGGCACGTTCTACATGACATATGAAGGCAACAAAGAATGGAACGCTCGCATATTCCAAGGTATTATTGAAGCAGCGGGCCGTGACCATATTATTATCAGCGACCCGAAGACAGGAAGACGGATTATGCTGTTGATGGTCAACTTCGACTATGCTACATTTGATGAGCCATTGTTGTATCAATATCCGGGCGTGGTAGGCAACTACCCACAAGCTCCAAGCAGATTCTAA
- a CDS encoding hemolysin family protein, with product MSDPLPSILNLVLIGLLVLMNGFFVSAEFAMVKVRGSRIEALVETGNKNAIYASNIVRNLDAYLSACQLGITLASLGLGWLGEPAIAHLLEPVFTAFGLGPVYVHGISIAIAFVIITILHIVLGELAPKTMAIRKSETITLWSAALLTFFYKLMYPFIWALNGMANGLLRLFRMAPASEMDSAHSEDEIRILMKESNKSGLIDNTELALVDNIFDFTDTTAREIMIPRTEMICLNANESMLENLEIASESMRTRYPVYNGDKDHIIGFIHIKDLMRSQLTDTISVIRPILAVPDTTLISDLLKRMQRSKTQIAILIDEYGGTSGLVTLEDIMEEIVGEIQDEFDQERPAIEQVDEMEYSIDGLMLIEEVSERFGLEMDRADYDTIGGWLYSRVDTIPPEVGQSVEYGGYVFVIQETEHKRISRVNVIKLELLVEEEGA from the coding sequence TTGAGTGACCCCTTACCGAGTATTTTAAATTTAGTATTAATTGGTTTACTTGTATTGATGAATGGTTTCTTTGTGTCGGCGGAATTCGCGATGGTGAAGGTTCGTGGAAGTCGGATTGAGGCTTTGGTGGAAACAGGCAACAAAAATGCCATCTATGCTTCCAATATCGTACGCAATCTGGATGCATATCTGTCAGCTTGCCAACTAGGTATAACTTTGGCTTCACTGGGACTCGGGTGGTTGGGAGAACCGGCAATTGCACATCTGTTAGAGCCCGTGTTTACCGCATTTGGACTGGGACCAGTCTACGTTCATGGAATCTCTATTGCCATTGCATTTGTGATTATTACGATCTTGCACATTGTACTGGGAGAACTTGCTCCCAAAACGATGGCGATTCGAAAATCTGAGACGATCACGTTGTGGTCTGCGGCTTTGCTAACGTTCTTCTACAAGTTAATGTATCCATTCATATGGGCACTGAACGGTATGGCTAACGGCTTGTTGAGACTGTTCCGAATGGCACCAGCTTCGGAGATGGACTCGGCACATAGCGAAGATGAAATACGCATTCTGATGAAAGAAAGCAATAAGAGCGGTTTAATTGATAACACTGAATTAGCACTTGTTGATAATATATTTGATTTTACGGATACAACCGCCCGTGAAATTATGATTCCGCGGACGGAAATGATCTGTCTGAATGCCAATGAGTCCATGCTGGAAAATCTGGAGATTGCCAGTGAGAGTATGCGAACAAGGTATCCGGTATATAACGGAGACAAGGATCATATTATCGGCTTTATTCACATTAAGGATCTGATGCGATCCCAACTTACGGATACCATTTCCGTAATCCGACCAATCCTGGCTGTACCAGATACCACACTGATCAGTGATCTGCTCAAGCGCATGCAGCGTAGCAAGACACAGATTGCTATTCTGATTGATGAATACGGGGGAACCTCCGGGCTTGTCACGCTTGAAGATATCATGGAAGAGATCGTAGGTGAGATTCAGGATGAATTCGACCAGGAGCGTCCTGCCATTGAGCAAGTGGATGAGATGGAATACTCCATTGATGGATTGATGCTGATTGAAGAAGTCAGTGAACGATTCGGACTGGAGATGGATCGTGCCGATTACGATACCATCGGGGGCTGGTTATACTCCAGAGTAGATACCATTCCACCTGAGGTTGGTCAATCGGTTGAGTATGGGGGGTATGTATTTGTCATTCAAGAGACAGAGCATAAGCGGATTTCCCGAGTGAACGTGATTAAGCTGGAACTGTTGGTTGAAGAAGAAGGCGCATAG
- a CDS encoding collagen-like protein: MSHSEVKKRMKRKKATLHPCKIKRKDRRLKVVKKFVQVKCPPPEVNISTPTVVGPTGPQGIQGVQGIPGKQGVEGPPGAQGPAGGPPGPQGPQGQPGPAGAVGSQGPVGPAGPMGAQGIPGEAGAVGPQGPQGNPGPAGAIGAQGFPGPPGAVGPTGATGAAGPAGTAGATGAVGPAGAVGPAGPAGATGAVGPAGAVGPAGPAGATGAVGPAGAVGPTGATGVAGPAGATGSTGATGAAGSVLGFADFFALMPPNNAATVAPGTDVSFPQDGPTSGTTIARTGPSSFNLAAIGTYQILFQVSINEAGQLILTLNGADLAPTVVGRATGTSQIVGMSLVQTTVINSILTVRNPAGNSTALTITPLAGGTRPVSAHLVITQLA, translated from the coding sequence GTGAGTCATTCAGAAGTGAAGAAACGAATGAAGAGAAAAAAGGCAACATTACATCCATGTAAAATTAAAAGAAAAGACCGTCGATTGAAAGTGGTTAAAAAGTTCGTTCAAGTAAAATGTCCGCCTCCAGAAGTAAACATCTCTACCCCTACCGTCGTTGGTCCAACAGGACCCCAAGGAATACAAGGCGTACAGGGTATTCCAGGTAAACAAGGGGTTGAAGGGCCACCTGGAGCTCAAGGGCCAGCGGGAGGGCCGCCCGGACCACAAGGACCTCAGGGACAGCCTGGTCCTGCTGGAGCCGTAGGCTCTCAAGGTCCGGTTGGACCTGCTGGACCCATGGGAGCCCAGGGCATTCCGGGAGAAGCAGGGGCTGTAGGGCCGCAGGGTCCGCAAGGTAATCCTGGGCCTGCCGGTGCAATTGGAGCTCAAGGTTTTCCTGGCCCCCCTGGAGCTGTTGGGCCAACCGGTGCGACAGGAGCAGCAGGTCCGGCAGGCACAGCTGGTGCAACAGGAGCGGTAGGTCCCGCTGGAGCAGTAGGCCCGGCAGGACCAGCCGGTGCAACAGGAGCGGTAGGCCCCGCTGGAGCAGTAGGCCCGGCAGGACCAGCTGGTGCAACAGGAGCGGTAGGCCCCGCTGGGGCAGTTGGCCCGACAGGAGCGACAGGAGTAGCTGGTCCCGCTGGGGCAACAGGATCTACAGGTGCGACAGGAGCAGCTGGAAGCGTGCTGGGATTCGCTGACTTTTTCGCACTGATGCCACCTAATAATGCTGCAACGGTTGCTCCCGGTACGGATGTGAGCTTTCCTCAGGATGGGCCGACAAGTGGAACTACTATCGCCCGTACGGGGCCTAGTTCATTCAATCTGGCAGCCATTGGTACGTATCAGATTTTGTTCCAAGTGAGTATCAATGAAGCGGGTCAATTAATCTTAACCCTCAATGGGGCAGATTTGGCCCCTACAGTAGTTGGGCGAGCTACGGGAACGTCTCAGATTGTGGGTATGTCTTTGGTGCAGACAACCGTGATTAATTCTATTCTGACCGTTCGGAACCCGGCTGGTAATTCTACTGCGTTAACAATTACGCCACTTGCGGGTGGAACAAGACCTGTATCGGCACATCTTGTGATCACACAATTAGCATGA
- a CDS encoding DUF2500 domain-containing protein: MGIESSWMFDLFGTVFPVVFVLIIGIVLLSMGKEVWRWGRNNSEPLLTVPSRITSRRMKLSQTQSEPGSTARTLYFVTFEVESGDRLEFKVNGEEYGLCAEGDEGRLSFKGTRYIGFERYNRVYSERLRG, translated from the coding sequence ATGGGCATTGAATCATCCTGGATGTTTGATTTGTTTGGAACCGTCTTTCCGGTTGTATTTGTTCTGATTATAGGTATAGTCCTTCTGTCGATGGGAAAAGAGGTATGGAGGTGGGGACGCAACAACTCGGAGCCGCTGTTGACCGTGCCTTCACGAATCACCAGCAGACGGATGAAGTTGAGTCAGACGCAATCTGAACCAGGCAGTACAGCACGAACGTTATACTTCGTCACCTTTGAAGTGGAGAGTGGAGATCGACTCGAATTCAAAGTTAATGGCGAAGAGTATGGTTTGTGCGCTGAGGGGGATGAAGGACGGCTCTCATTCAAAGGAACGCGTTATATAGGCTTCGAGCGATATAATCGCGTGTATTCCGAACGCCTACGTGGTTAA
- a CDS encoding glucose 1-dehydrogenase, with product MSFTDQVVVVTGAAQGIGRSVAEAYAVAGAKVVLADYKEAEGAAAAASIRNEGGEAIFVQCDVRSERDITNLFRTTVDEFKQIDVLVNNAGLAKWKSPYELTLEEWDDVLNTNVRSCFLASREAAKHMKSNEHGGAIINMASTRALMSEPDTEAYAASKGAIVALTHALAVSLGKDQIRVNCISPGWIETGDVEKLKKEDHEQHPSGRVGVPSDISRACLYLSDPSNTFVTGTNLVIDGGMTRKMIYED from the coding sequence ATGTCATTTACAGATCAGGTCGTTGTTGTAACCGGTGCCGCTCAGGGAATCGGACGGAGTGTGGCTGAGGCTTATGCGGTTGCCGGGGCCAAAGTTGTACTTGCTGACTATAAGGAAGCGGAGGGTGCGGCAGCCGCAGCTTCCATTCGTAATGAAGGTGGAGAAGCCATCTTTGTCCAATGTGATGTTCGGAGCGAGCGGGACATTACGAACCTTTTTCGTACGACCGTAGATGAATTCAAACAAATTGATGTTTTGGTGAATAATGCAGGACTCGCCAAATGGAAATCACCCTATGAGCTAACGCTGGAAGAATGGGACGATGTACTCAATACCAATGTGAGAAGTTGCTTTTTAGCGAGTCGGGAAGCAGCCAAACATATGAAAAGCAATGAACACGGGGGGGCCATTATCAACATGGCTTCTACACGTGCACTGATGTCTGAGCCTGATACCGAAGCTTATGCCGCATCCAAAGGAGCGATTGTAGCTCTGACGCATGCGCTGGCGGTCTCACTGGGCAAAGACCAAATTCGGGTCAATTGTATCAGTCCGGGATGGATTGAGACAGGTGACGTGGAGAAATTGAAAAAGGAGGATCATGAGCAGCATCCATCTGGTCGTGTGGGTGTTCCTTCGGATATCTCCCGTGCTTGTCTATATTTATCTGATCCAAGCAATACCTTTGTCACAGGGACCAACCTCGTTATTGATGGAGGCATGACCCGAAAAATGATATATGAGGACTAG
- a CDS encoding AAA family ATPase encodes MRRLPLFIVTGASGTGKTTISSLVRKQLPEFDVFDMDIIDNVDWQIAKENWLRIAYSISLSGRGTVLCGTMVPENIASSDYIDRFDRIIYMNLHCDDVTRETRLRARGWDENLVEDHKNFANWLLQNSETAFDPPMPTIDTTELTAVGVAEQIKEWVLKNWCEE; translated from the coding sequence ATGAGAAGATTACCGCTATTTATAGTGACAGGCGCAAGTGGAACAGGAAAAACAACGATCTCTTCGCTTGTTCGCAAGCAGCTTCCCGAATTTGACGTCTTTGATATGGATATCATCGATAATGTCGATTGGCAGATTGCCAAAGAGAATTGGTTGAGGATTGCGTATAGCATATCCCTAAGTGGACGAGGGACTGTTTTATGTGGAACGATGGTGCCGGAAAACATTGCATCGTCCGATTACATCGATCGATTTGATCGAATTATATATATGAATTTGCATTGTGACGATGTTACTCGCGAGACGCGTTTAAGAGCTCGTGGGTGGGACGAGAACCTGGTTGAAGATCACAAGAATTTTGCCAACTGGTTACTCCAGAATTCGGAAACTGCATTTGACCCGCCAATGCCAACAATTGATACGACAGAACTTACAGCAGTGGGAGTAGCTGAACAAATTAAAGAATGGGTTTTAAAGAACTGGTGTGAGGAATGA
- a CDS encoding GNAT family N-acetyltransferase: MLPFQVNESIVLKLIQSRDRDELYALIDENRKYLRAWLLWVDKRQSPSDLDSVIEVWTHNYEEKNGFDSGIWFNEQLVGMLGLHYIDWNNRATSIGYFLAESAQGKGIITKSIEQLLKYLFNELKLNRVIIQCAENNFKSRVIPEKIGFSNEGTSREAQWVYDHYENIVTYSLLSSEWHT; the protein is encoded by the coding sequence ATGCTGCCTTTTCAAGTGAATGAATCTATTGTATTAAAGCTGATCCAATCTCGAGATAGAGATGAGTTGTATGCGTTAATTGATGAGAACAGAAAGTACTTGAGAGCGTGGTTACTCTGGGTTGATAAAAGACAATCGCCCAGTGATTTAGATTCTGTAATAGAAGTATGGACACATAATTATGAAGAGAAGAACGGTTTTGATTCCGGAATATGGTTCAATGAACAATTGGTCGGGATGTTAGGATTGCATTATATTGATTGGAATAATCGAGCAACGAGCATTGGATATTTTTTAGCTGAGTCAGCACAGGGCAAAGGAATCATTACCAAATCAATAGAGCAATTGCTTAAATACCTCTTTAACGAGTTGAAGTTAAATCGTGTCATTATTCAATGTGCAGAAAACAATTTTAAAAGCAGGGTTATACCTGAGAAAATCGGATTTTCAAATGAAGGTACATCCAGAGAAGCTCAATGGGTCTACGATCATTATGAGAATATTGTGACGTATAGTCTGCTGTCTAGTGAATGGCATACTTAA
- a CDS encoding C39 family peptidase has translation MFLNVLLWLIILWVISLYFSFPKKDRIYTVNVPSTYYIQSSNRLDIQKNYECAAFSSAFVLRHFGLESNGTKLYETYPRKLLDGTVYPKAVVVFFRKLGYQAMYLRGNVNTLKKQISQGVPVILFIRVHPKQRYLHFVPVVGYDETHFYLVESLDHKINCDEEYYNRKISISELNTLWGSWLPFCQNSYIVVHPTQI, from the coding sequence TTGTTTCTCAATGTATTACTTTGGTTGATTATTCTCTGGGTGATCTCCCTTTATTTCAGTTTTCCTAAGAAAGATCGCATCTACACAGTCAATGTGCCAAGTACATATTACATTCAATCTTCAAATCGTTTGGATATTCAGAAAAACTACGAATGCGCTGCATTTTCCAGTGCGTTTGTCTTGAGACATTTCGGTTTGGAGTCCAACGGAACAAAGCTTTATGAAACCTATCCTCGCAAATTACTGGATGGGACGGTATATCCCAAAGCGGTCGTTGTTTTTTTCAGGAAGCTAGGATATCAGGCAATGTACTTACGTGGAAATGTGAACACGTTGAAGAAGCAGATCAGCCAAGGGGTGCCTGTTATTTTATTTATTAGAGTACATCCCAAACAACGTTATTTGCATTTTGTTCCCGTCGTTGGTTATGATGAAACGCATTTTTACTTGGTTGAATCGTTAGATCACAAGATTAATTGTGATGAAGAATATTACAATCGAAAAATCAGCATAAGTGAACTCAACACGTTATGGGGCTCATGGTTGCCCTTTTGTCAAAACTCATATATCGTCGTACATCCGACGCAGATTTAA